The Ascaphus truei isolate aAscTru1 chromosome 3, aAscTru1.hap1, whole genome shotgun sequence genome includes a region encoding these proteins:
- the ACKR5 gene encoding G-protein coupled receptor 182 isoform X1 yields MASVKKKKSRLICSRNPLHTAHLIVRDTRLVTGTFCSLIIRHPCSPAMDEEHSLELDNHMYTDDYGDYHNWTQLLEFLNHTFAMCDVDLDESVKQVILFIIYLIIFVVGLAGNILVLWVNWQSRRSKSSINLYILNMAVADLGVVLSLPVWMLEVMLEYTWLWGGFLCRFTHYFYFANMFSSIFFLTGLSVDRYLTLTSSSVFWRQNQQRIRQALCVGIWVLAAILPLPEVAHMQLMDSLEPICMFTAPFESYDEWALAVSLLTTILGFVIPFSIIFVFNMLTAYHIKTSGRPESRRHCRLIYAYIFVFLLSWLPYHVTLMLLTLDGNYIFLHCYLVHILYFFYDVIDCLSLVHCVANPILYNFLSKDFRGKFINAVVKYIPKEKIGGAGPEELSTSTTEHSIVITKDHAPQAN; encoded by the exons ATggcaagtgtaaaaaaaaaaaaatcccgtcTCATTTGCAGCAGAAATCCCCTGCACACTGCACATCTGATAGTCAGGGACACAAGGCTGGTTACAGGAACTTTCTGCTCCCTTATTATCAG ACACCCCTGCTCACCTGCAATGGATGAAGAGCATAGTTTGGAGCTTGACAACCATATGTACACAGACGACTATGGTGACTACCACAACTGGACACAACTTCTGGAGTTCCTAAATCATACATTTGCTATGTGTGATGTTGACTTGGATGAAAGTGTGAAGCAGGTCATCCTCTTCATCATTTACTTGATTATATTTGTGGTGGGCCTGGCTGGGAACATCCTGGTGCTATGGGTCAACTGGCAGTCCCGAAGGAGCAAGAGTTCAATCAATCTCTATATCCTAAACATGGCTGTGGCGGACCTTGGGGTGGTCCTCTCTTTGCCTGTCTGGATGCTGGAAGTAATGTTGGAGTATACATGGCTCTGGGGTGGGTTCCTTTGCCGATTTACTCACTACTTCTACTTTGCCAACATGTTCAGCAGCATATTTTTCCTGACAGGTCTAAGCGTAGACCGCTACTTAACTTTGACTTCTTCCTCCGTCTTCTGGAGGCAGAATCAGCAGCGCATCCGTCAGGCTCTCTGTGTTGGGATATGGGTTTTGGCTGCCATATTGCCACTGCCAGAGGTGGCCCACATGCAACTGATGGATTCCTTAGAGCCCATCTGCATGTTCACGGCACCATTTGAATCCTATGATGAATGGGCTCTGGCAGTCAGCCTACTGACCACTATCCTGGGGTTTGTGATTCCCTTCTCTATAATCTTTGTTTTCAACATGCTGACTGCCTACCACATCAAGACTTCTGGTAGGCCAGAGAGCCGGAGGCACTGTCGGCTCATCTACGCCTACATATTTGTGTTCCTGCTCAGTTGGCTCCCCTACCATGTGACACTGATGTTACTCACTCTGGATGGGAACTACATCTTCCTGCACTGCTATTTGGTCCACATCCTCTATTTTTTCTACGATGTGATTGACTGCCTCTCGTTGGTTCACTGTGTCGCTAATCCAATCCTCTACAACTTCTTGAGCAAGGACTTCAGGGGAAAATTCATAAATGCAGTGGTTAAATATATACCCAAGGAGAAAATAGGTGGTGCTGGCCCTGAAGAGCTCTCCACCTCCACCACTGAACACTCCATTGTCATTACCAAGGACCATGCCCCACAGGCCAACTGA
- the ACKR5 gene encoding G-protein coupled receptor 182 isoform X2 → MDEEHSLELDNHMYTDDYGDYHNWTQLLEFLNHTFAMCDVDLDESVKQVILFIIYLIIFVVGLAGNILVLWVNWQSRRSKSSINLYILNMAVADLGVVLSLPVWMLEVMLEYTWLWGGFLCRFTHYFYFANMFSSIFFLTGLSVDRYLTLTSSSVFWRQNQQRIRQALCVGIWVLAAILPLPEVAHMQLMDSLEPICMFTAPFESYDEWALAVSLLTTILGFVIPFSIIFVFNMLTAYHIKTSGRPESRRHCRLIYAYIFVFLLSWLPYHVTLMLLTLDGNYIFLHCYLVHILYFFYDVIDCLSLVHCVANPILYNFLSKDFRGKFINAVVKYIPKEKIGGAGPEELSTSTTEHSIVITKDHAPQAN, encoded by the coding sequence ATGGATGAAGAGCATAGTTTGGAGCTTGACAACCATATGTACACAGACGACTATGGTGACTACCACAACTGGACACAACTTCTGGAGTTCCTAAATCATACATTTGCTATGTGTGATGTTGACTTGGATGAAAGTGTGAAGCAGGTCATCCTCTTCATCATTTACTTGATTATATTTGTGGTGGGCCTGGCTGGGAACATCCTGGTGCTATGGGTCAACTGGCAGTCCCGAAGGAGCAAGAGTTCAATCAATCTCTATATCCTAAACATGGCTGTGGCGGACCTTGGGGTGGTCCTCTCTTTGCCTGTCTGGATGCTGGAAGTAATGTTGGAGTATACATGGCTCTGGGGTGGGTTCCTTTGCCGATTTACTCACTACTTCTACTTTGCCAACATGTTCAGCAGCATATTTTTCCTGACAGGTCTAAGCGTAGACCGCTACTTAACTTTGACTTCTTCCTCCGTCTTCTGGAGGCAGAATCAGCAGCGCATCCGTCAGGCTCTCTGTGTTGGGATATGGGTTTTGGCTGCCATATTGCCACTGCCAGAGGTGGCCCACATGCAACTGATGGATTCCTTAGAGCCCATCTGCATGTTCACGGCACCATTTGAATCCTATGATGAATGGGCTCTGGCAGTCAGCCTACTGACCACTATCCTGGGGTTTGTGATTCCCTTCTCTATAATCTTTGTTTTCAACATGCTGACTGCCTACCACATCAAGACTTCTGGTAGGCCAGAGAGCCGGAGGCACTGTCGGCTCATCTACGCCTACATATTTGTGTTCCTGCTCAGTTGGCTCCCCTACCATGTGACACTGATGTTACTCACTCTGGATGGGAACTACATCTTCCTGCACTGCTATTTGGTCCACATCCTCTATTTTTTCTACGATGTGATTGACTGCCTCTCGTTGGTTCACTGTGTCGCTAATCCAATCCTCTACAACTTCTTGAGCAAGGACTTCAGGGGAAAATTCATAAATGCAGTGGTTAAATATATACCCAAGGAGAAAATAGGTGGTGCTGGCCCTGAAGAGCTCTCCACCTCCACCACTGAACACTCCATTGTCATTACCAAGGACCATGCCCCACAGGCCAACTGA